From a single Caldisalinibacter kiritimatiensis genomic region:
- a CDS encoding cation:proton antiporter, whose protein sequence is MEHNLTFLLDIALILIFANIGGYISKKLKQPSVLGQILAGLLVGPSVLNLINTGVSISHMAEIGVILLMFIAGLETDLRDLKASGKSSTFIAIGGIVVPLLAGILAIYLTKPGADFTEALFVGVILTATSVSITVQALRELGKLRTRQGIGILGAAIIDDVAGIIILTLVVGIAAPSESVSIFLVIGKIVSFFILSIVVGIVFSKLLTKYSDIVSRENRILTAALIFCFLLAFIAEELGVAAIIGAYFTGVLFSTTPHRNRVSHEIQRIAYSLFTPIFFMNIGLNVRLDHIGGTIGISIALILAAILGKVIGCGIGAKLSNFKTREALQISIGMIPRAEVALIVANLGLKMQIIGHEIFTSTILIVLATTIVTPPLLKLAFNNDADELPMQQDCV, encoded by the coding sequence TTGGAACATAATTTAACTTTCTTATTAGACATAGCTCTTATACTTATTTTCGCAAATATAGGAGGGTATATAAGTAAAAAACTAAAACAACCCTCAGTTTTAGGACAAATATTAGCAGGTCTTTTAGTAGGACCATCGGTACTAAATTTAATTAATACAGGTGTATCTATTAGCCATATGGCTGAAATCGGAGTAATATTACTTATGTTTATAGCAGGACTTGAAACAGACCTTCGTGACCTTAAAGCTTCAGGTAAATCTTCTACGTTTATTGCGATAGGTGGTATAGTAGTTCCTTTATTGGCTGGTATTTTGGCAATATATTTGACCAAGCCAGGAGCAGATTTTACAGAAGCACTTTTTGTAGGTGTTATATTAACTGCTACTAGTGTAAGTATTACAGTACAAGCTTTAAGAGAGTTAGGTAAGCTAAGAACTAGACAAGGAATAGGGATTTTAGGTGCTGCTATAATAGATGATGTTGCAGGAATAATAATTTTAACTTTAGTTGTAGGTATTGCAGCTCCGTCTGAAAGTGTTAGTATATTTTTAGTTATAGGGAAAATAGTATCTTTCTTTATTCTATCTATTGTAGTAGGTATAGTCTTTTCAAAGCTATTAACAAAGTATTCAGATATAGTTAGTAGAGAAAACAGAATTTTAACTGCTGCACTTATATTTTGTTTCTTGCTTGCGTTTATAGCAGAAGAGCTTGGAGTTGCAGCTATTATCGGAGCATACTTTACAGGAGTATTATTTTCAACTACTCCTCATAGAAATAGAGTTTCTCATGAAATCCAAAGAATCGCATATTCACTATTTACTCCAATATTCTTTATGAATATAGGATTAAATGTTAGATTAGATCATATTGGAGGAACGATAGGTATAAGTATAGCACTTATATTAGCGGCAATATTAGGTAAGGTTATAGGATGTGGTATTGGTGCTAAACTTTCTAATTTTAAGACAAGAGAAGCTTTACAGATTAGTATTGGTATGATTCCAAGGGCTGAGGTTGCACTTATTGTTGCTAATTTAGGTTTAAAAATGCAGATTATAGGACATGAAATTTTTACTTCTACTATTCTGATAGTATTAGCTACTACTATAGTTACTCCACCGCTTTTAAAATTAGCATTTAACAATGATGCAGATGAACTACCTATGCAACAAGATTGTGTATAA
- the prfA gene encoding peptide chain release factor 1, with the protein MLEKLDFLEEKYKELSKKISDPEVISNTSEWQKYVKEHAQLEPIIQKYKEYKEVNEQLNDAKEMLKEKLDDDFKEMVKEEIKELTARDEELTQELKLLLIPKDPNDEKNVIMEIRAGAGGDEAGIFAGDLFRMYSRYAERNGWKVELMSSNSQGVGGFKEVVVMIKGKGAYSRLKYESGVHRVQRVPATESSGRIHTSTATVAVLPEVDDIDIEINPNDVRIDVFRSSGNGGQHVNTTDSAVRLTHIPTGMVVSCQDEKSQLKNKEKAFKILKARLYDKYQAERDAEVAEARRSQVGTGDRSERIRTYNFPQGRITDHRINLTVYKLDAFLDGDIDEMIDSLITTDQAEKLKQVE; encoded by the coding sequence ATGTTAGAAAAATTAGATTTCTTAGAAGAAAAATATAAAGAGTTAAGTAAAAAAATATCAGACCCAGAAGTGATAAGCAATACATCAGAGTGGCAGAAATATGTAAAAGAACATGCACAATTAGAGCCGATAATTCAAAAATATAAAGAATACAAAGAAGTAAACGAGCAATTAAACGATGCAAAAGAAATGTTAAAAGAAAAATTAGATGATGACTTTAAGGAAATGGTTAAAGAAGAAATTAAAGAACTAACTGCTAGGGATGAAGAATTAACTCAAGAGCTTAAGTTGTTATTAATACCAAAAGACCCTAATGATGAAAAGAATGTTATTATGGAAATACGTGCAGGAGCAGGTGGAGATGAAGCAGGTATTTTCGCAGGTGATTTATTTAGAATGTACTCTAGATATGCAGAAAGAAATGGTTGGAAAGTAGAACTAATGAGTTCAAATAGCCAAGGAGTAGGTGGGTTCAAAGAAGTAGTAGTTATGATAAAGGGTAAAGGAGCCTATTCAAGATTAAAATATGAAAGTGGAGTACACAGAGTTCAAAGAGTGCCTGCTACTGAATCAAGTGGTAGAATTCATACATCTACTGCAACTGTTGCTGTTTTGCCAGAAGTTGACGATATAGACATAGAAATTAATCCTAATGATGTAAGAATAGATGTTTTCCGTTCATCAGGTAATGGAGGGCAGCACGTTAACACAACAGATTCAGCTGTAAGACTAACACATATCCCAACAGGAATGGTAGTTTCTTGTCAAGATGAAAAATCACAATTAAAAAATAAAGAAAAGGCATTTAAAATATTAAAAGCGAGATTATATGATAAATATCAAGCTGAAAGAGATGCAGAAGTAGCAGAGGCTAGAAGAAGCCAGGTTGGAACAGGAGATAGAAGTGAAAGAATTAGAACTTATAACTTCCCACAGGGTAGAATAACTGACCATAGAATAAACCTTACAGTATATAAACTAGATGCTTTCCTAGATGGAGATATAGATGAGATGATAGATTCCCTTATTACAACAGACCAAGCAGAAAAATTAAAACAAGTTGAATAA
- a CDS encoding chromate transporter, whose product MLLKLFVSFLKIGLFSFGGGYAMLPLIRQEVIDIHGWITSSDFIDILAISQITPGPIAINSATFLGYKIAGVLGSIVATLAVIIPSTIIILTIAHFFNKYKDSKYVEWAFKGIRPVVLGLIASAAVLVAKDAFIDVKSVLIAGMIFYILVFRKTHPILAIVLAGVLGVAMY is encoded by the coding sequence TTTGTTTCATTTTTAAAAATAGGACTTTTTAGCTTCGGTGGGGGCTATGCTATGCTTCCACTTATTCGTCAGGAAGTTATAGATATACATGGTTGGATTACTTCCAGTGATTTTATTGACATATTAGCTATATCACAAATAACTCCTGGTCCTATAGCAATAAATAGTGCAACTTTTCTAGGATATAAAATAGCTGGAGTATTAGGTTCTATAGTAGCAACACTAGCTGTAATTATCCCTTCAACTATAATAATCTTGACAATAGCACACTTTTTTAATAAATATAAGGATTCTAAATATGTTGAGTGGGCGTTTAAAGGGATAAGACCTGTGGTGTTAGGGCTTATAGCTTCAGCTGCAGTATTAGTTGCTAAAGATGCGTTTATAGACGTAAAGAGTGTTTTAATTGCTGGGATGATATTTTACATATTAGTATTTAGGAAAACACATCCTATTTTAGCAATAGTATTAGCTGGAGTTTTGGGGGTTGCTATGTATTAA